GAGGTGATCGCGGCCGCCGGACCGGGCCCGCGCCGAGGCCGTTCGGCCGCGACGATCGGCGTGCCCCGTTCACCGGGACACCAACCCCTGCCCGGCGGGTGCGACGCGGTCCGGCCCGAACGGCCTCCGGCACGGCGGCCGGATCGGGGGCCGGTGCGTCGACCCTGTTCGCGCGTGGACCCCGGGCGGGGAGGCTCAGCCCTTCAACGCCTCCGCGCGGGCGGCTCGCTCGGCGAAGATCTCCTCGCGTCGTTCGTTCATCTCCCGCAGTGCCGTCTTACGATCGCGGCCGGACAGCCGGTCGATGTAGAGCCTGCCGTCGAGGTGGTCCGTCTCGTGCTGGAGGCAGCGGGCGAAGAAGTCGTCCCCCGTCAACGTGAGGGGCTCGCCATGCATGTCCTGGCCGTGCACCACGGCCCGATCCGGCCGGGCCACCGTCATGAACGGGCCGGGCACCGACAGACAGCCCTCCATGCCGTCGGCCAGTCGCCGTTCCGCGGCGGGGATGTCCTCGACCACCGGGTTGGCGATGTGGCCGACGTGGCGGACACCGCTGAGGTCCGGGA
This genomic stretch from Actinoalloteichus hoggarensis harbors:
- the def gene encoding peptide deformylase, with the translated sequence MTVGSDRPRSVDRRVRVLGKPIDGAFPRRAPEADRGSVLRVTVVGEEVLHRPCQDVVDFGTPELARLIDDMFATMYVAEGVGLAANQVGVDLRLFVYDIPDLSGVRHVGHIANPVVEDIPAAERRLADGMEGCLSVPGPFMTVARPDRAVVHGQDMHGEPLTLTGDDFFARCLQHETDHLDGRLYIDRLSGRDRKTALREMNERREEIFAERAARAEALKG